GGGAGGCCGGCTACCCGGGTTACACCACCTCGGCGGGCTGGCTCGGCTATTCCGAAGACAAGATGCGTCACTTGGCGCGCGAGGCGCTGGCAGAAGGCTGGGAGCATTTCAAGCAGAAGGTCGGTGGCGACCTGACCGAGGACCGGCGGCGCGCACAAATCCTGCGCGAAGAAATCGGCTGGCAGCGCACCCTGATGATGGATGCCAACCAGATGTGGGATGTCGACGAGGCGATCGCCAACATGCGCAGCCTGGCCGAGTACGCGCCGCTATGGATCGAAGAGCCTACCAGCCCAGACGACATCCTCGGCCATGCCGAGATTCGCGCCCGCCTGGCCCCGTCGATCGGCGTCGCCACCGGCGAGCACTGTCACAACCGGGTGATGTTCAAGCAGCTTCTCCAGGCCGAGGCGATCGACTTCTGCCAACTCGACGCAGCACGCCTGGGCGGCCTCAATGAAGTGATCGTGGTGCTGCTGCTCGCCGCCAAGTACGACGTGCCGGTCTGTCCGCACGGGGGCGGTGTCGGGCTGTGCGAATACACCCAGCACATCTCACTGTTCGACTACATCGCCGTATCCGGTTCGCTGGAGGGTCGCCTACTCGAGTACGTGGACCACCTGCACGAGCACTTCGTCGACCCGGTTCGCATCGAGAAGGGCCGCTACCTGGTGCCCGAGGCGCCTGGCTACAGCATCACCATGCACGCCGAGTCGCTGGCACGTTTCCAATTCCCCGATGGCGAGGCCTGGCAGGAATGACCGGATCTTCGCCGTCTGCCACAACACTACGACCAATGGCCAAGTCTCATCGAGCGCCTCTCTCATGTAAGTTCAACATATAAAATCATGTGATGAACATAATCAGAGATGACGTGTTCATCCCGGGCCGATACGCAACACATCGCGTTCGGCCTACACGCCGCGTGTTGCAGACACGCCAGCCACACCAAGGAGCCAAGCATGACAACAACCACAATGACGCGTGTGACCTCTCTGATCGGTGCCACACTGCTGGGCTTGACCACCCTGCAGGCCAGTGCCGCACCTGAAATGCCGCCGATCCCCGCCGTCCAAGGCGACGTCGTCCAGGCCGATGGTGATTTCAAGCTCAAGTTCAGTATTGGCACCACCCAGTCCGGTGCCCAGTACCGCGGCCTGGAGTACTTCGAAAAGATCGTCGAACAGCGTAGCGATGGCCACATCCAGGTCGAACTGTTTCCCGGCGCTCAGCTGGGTGATGACCTGCAGGCGGTGAGCGCATTGCAGTCCGGCACCCTGGAGATGACCGCGCCATCGACCTCGCCGCTGGTCAGCATGTTCCCGAAGTTCGCTCTCTTCGACCTCCCCTTCCTGTTCCCCACTCCGGACGTGGCCGACCAGGTATTGGATGGCGAAATCGGCCAACAGATGCTGGATGAAGCCTCGACCAATGGGCTTGTGGCGATCGGCTGGGCCGAGAACGGCTACCGTCAGCTGACCAACAGCCGCCATGAGGTGACAGCACCGGAGGATCTCGAGGGTCTCAAGATCCGCACCATGCAGAACCCCATCCACCTGGATATCTGGCGCACCCTTGGGGCCAACCCGACGCCGATGTCCTTCGCGGAGCTCTTCACCGCCTTGGAACAGGGCGTGGTCGATGGCCAGGAAAATCCGTGGATCACCATCCAGTCCTCGCGCTTCAACGAGGTTCAGGATTACGCCACTGAAACCAACCACGTCTACACCCCGTTCATTACGCTGGTCTCGGAGCGCTTCTGGTCTCGCCTGCCGGCTGACTACCAGCAGCTGCTGCGCGATGCGGCCAAGCAGATGGGCGAATACGAGCGCCACGTTGGTCGCAGCATGAACGACCAGATCAAGCAGGATCTCGCCGACTCCGGCATGGAGATCACCGAGCTGTCTCCGGAACAGGTAAAAGCCTTCCAAGAGAAGGTCGCACCGGTCTACGACAACTGGCGTGACCAGATCGGCGGCGAGCTGATTGACCAAGTCCGCGCTGCCTCGCAGTAACCATCGCAGCCGTCGGGCGGGAGCCTGCTCTCGCCCGACGTGTCATTTCTGGAGGGCTTCATGAACGTATCTACCCCCTCGACGTCCCGCCGCATGCTCACCTTGCTCAAGACCAGCCTGGAGGTCGCCGTCGGCCTGCTGGTGGTAGGTGTGGTGTTCTGTGTAGTGGCCAACGTCTTCGGCCGCTTCGTGCTCAATTACTCCTACGCATGGGCCGAAGAGCTCTCCCGCGTGCTGTTCATTTGGCTAGTCCTGCTGGGCGCCGGCCTCGGCAGCATCGACCGGGAGCACGTCGCCGTCAGCTTCTTCAAGGACAAGGCTCCGGCCCCGCTCAAGAAGCTGTTCTCGCTGCTGTCGATCGCCATCATCTATGTCGTCTGCGTGTGCATCCTGATGGGTTTCTGGGATCAGGTTTCCGGCTTCACTAGCGCCACGCCGATGCTAAAAATCCCCGGGACCGTGCTCTACAGCGCCATGCCCGTGATGGCAGTGCTCACGCTGATCGCCAATAGCCTGGCGCTCTATCATCTGCTCAGGGGGCAGCCGCAATGATTCTGTGGAGTATCCTCATCGGCTTGGCGATCTGCATCGTCATAGGCCTACCCATTTCGTTCGGGCTGGCAGCGATCAGCCTGTTCATCTTTGTATACGCCGACTACTCGCTGTCACCGATCGTCGCTCAGGCGGTCAACGGCCTGAATTCCTTCCCGCTGCTAGCGATTCCGCTGTTCATCCTGGTAGGCGAAGTGATGAGCCAAGGGGGCATCGCTAAGCGCCTGGTGAGACTGGCCAGCGCCTTGGTCGGCTTCATCTCTGGCGGTTTAGGCCAGGTGGCGGTTCTGACCTCGATGTTCTTCGGCGGCATCAGCGGCTCGGCGGTTGCCGATGCCTCCGCCGTAGGCAGCATGATGATCGAGCCAATGAAGCAGCATCGCTACAGCGCCTCAATGGCCACAGCCATCGTGGTTGCGGCCTCGGTGGTAGGCATCATCATTCCGCCATCGATTCCGATGATTCTATTCGGCGTGGTGACCAATACGTCGATATCGGCCCTGTTCATGGCCGGCATTCTGCCCGGCATCCTGATCACCCTGGGGCTGGCGATCACCACCTTCTTCCAGGCCAAGAAGACCGGCAAGGCACAGCCCTTCGATATCCGCGAGCTTTGGCTGGCGCTCAAGGACGCCCTGCTGGCACTTCTGCTGCCGGTGATCATCGTGGGGGGAATTCTCTCCGGCGTATTCACGCCCACCGAAAGTGCCGCCATCGCGCTGATCTATGCCATAGCCGTGTCGATGTTCGTCTATCGCAGCCTCACCCTGCGACTTTTTTTCACACTGTGCATCGCTACCGGCCGACTGACGGGCGTCGTCATGCTACTTCTGGCCTTCGCCAGTGTGCTGGCCTGGTTGCTGACCGCCAACATGATCCCGCAGCAACTGGTCGTTAGCCTCTCGGCGATCACAGATAACCGGCTGCTGCTGCTCCTGCTCCTGTCGTTTTTCCTCCTTGTGGTGGGCTTTTTCATGGACCTCACGCCGGCCATGGTGATCCTGGCGCCACTGATGACGCCGGTCGTGGTCAAGCTCGGCATCGACCCCGTTTATTTCGGCGTGCTGATGTCGTTCATTCTCGGTCTAGGGCTTATCACCCCACCCGTTGGCACCGTGCTCTACGTCGGCTGTGGTGTCGGTCGGGTCGGCATGGAGGAATTGGTCAAGAGCCTGCTGCCCTTCTATCTGACCCTTCTGCTGCTGTTGGCGGCATTCCTGCTCTTTCCCGGCCTGATCCTCTGGCATCAATGACATCGCATTGCGACAGGAGACCTTGCATGAACATTGGCCAGAAAGCGCTAAGAGCCTTCTTGACCGAGTTACTGGGCGAGAGCGGCGTCATCAGCGAAACAGCAGACACCTCTCGCTACACCACCGATTGGAGCGGCGAGCGTCTCGGCGAGCCACTGCTCGTCTCCCGTCCGCGTAGCCCGGAGGAAGTTGCAGCAATCGTCAGTTTTTGTCATCGCCACCAAGTACCGATGGTCGCCCAGGGCGGCCATACCGGGCTGGTCGGTGGCGCACTACCCGATGCCGAACGCCCGGAACTGGTGATTAGCCTCGAGCGATTAAACCGGATCAGAGACATCGATCCCCTCAACTTCACGCTGAGCGTAGACAGCGGCTGCGTGCTCCAGACCATCAAGGACGCTGCCGCAGAGAGCAACTGCGACTTCCCGCTGAGCCTAGGTGCGCAGGGAAGCTGTCAGATCGGCGGCAATATCGCCACCAATGCAGGCGGACTCAACGTGCTGCGTTTCGGCATGATGCGTCAGCTAGTGCTGGGTCTTGAGGTGGTGTTACCTGACGGGCGAATCTGGAACGGCATGCATGCCCTGCACAAGGACAACCGCGGTTACGACCTCAAACAGCTGTTCATCGGCGCCGAGGGCACACTGGGTATCGTGACCGGCGCGATGCTGAAGCTATTCCCCAAACCCGAGACCACTCGCACTGCGCTGGTCGCCGTCCCCGACGTTCCCGCTGCGCTGGCGCTCTATGCTCAAGCACGTCGCAGTTGCTGCGACCTGCTCTGCGCGTTCGAGCTTATCCCTCGTGCCTGTCTGGAGCTCGCCTTTGAGGCGGCTCCTTCTTTATCCGATCCGCTGGAGAGCGCTTACCCGGTCTATGTGCTGCTCGAAGTCGCCGCCAGCGGCCCGGTCGATCTCGATGCCATGATCGAACACCTCTTCGAGAATGGCATGCAGGACGGTCAGGTGCTCGATGGCGTTCTGGCCGCTAACGACACCCAGGCCAACCGCCTCTGGCAGATTCGTGAATACATGGTCGAGGGCCAGCAGCACCGCGGCGAACACCTTCGTACCGATATCTCACTGCCGATCTCATCGCTCAGCGAATTCTACGACGAGGCCAGCCGAGCCATGATCGCTCGCTCGCCGAACACCGAAATCATCGCCTATGGCCATATCGGTGACGGCAACCTGCACTTCAATTTGCTCCCTCCTCCCGACTTGGACCTCGCCGCCAAGCAGGCCCTGCTTCACGAGCTCGAAGGTGAGTTGTTCGCTATTGTCGAGCGCTACCAGGGCAGCATTAGCGCTGAACACGGCATTGGCCGCGTCAAACAGACACCGTTTCTGGCCGGTCTCAGCGATCTCGAACTCGAGTTAATCAGCGGCCTCAAGACCCTTTTCGATCCCGACGACCTGATGGCCGCCGGACGAATTCTGCCCCGCCGGGCATAAGTCGCCAGGCTCTTTCAGCTACAGGAATGACCATGAATCCAATCGATCCTCATCACTGTCTTCCCCAAGACCTCGACCAGGCCCTGCTGATCGGCCGAGTCTGGAGCGATACGCCGCATCCAGGCCCTGCCATTGTGATCGTACGCCGTGGCGAAGTGCTGGATATCTCAGCGCAGATTGCAACCATCGCCGACCTGCTCGACCTGGCAGATCCCGCCGCCTTCGTCCAAGACGTAGAGGGCGAATCGCTGGGCCAGGTCGATGCGCTGCTCGCCGCATCACTCAACGGTGCTGAAAGCGTCCCTCGCCTGCTTGCACCTTGTGATCTACAGACGGTCAAGGCATGCGGCGTGACCTTCGCCGTGAGCCTGCTCGAGCGAGTCATCGAAGAGCAGGCTGGTGGAGACCCGCAACGGGCAAGTGAGCTGCGCCGCGAGATCCAGTC
Above is a window of Halomonas sp. I5-271120 DNA encoding:
- a CDS encoding TRAP transporter substrate-binding protein, with amino-acid sequence MTTTTMTRVTSLIGATLLGLTTLQASAAPEMPPIPAVQGDVVQADGDFKLKFSIGTTQSGAQYRGLEYFEKIVEQRSDGHIQVELFPGAQLGDDLQAVSALQSGTLEMTAPSTSPLVSMFPKFALFDLPFLFPTPDVADQVLDGEIGQQMLDEASTNGLVAIGWAENGYRQLTNSRHEVTAPEDLEGLKIRTMQNPIHLDIWRTLGANPTPMSFAELFTALEQGVVDGQENPWITIQSSRFNEVQDYATETNHVYTPFITLVSERFWSRLPADYQQLLRDAAKQMGEYERHVGRSMNDQIKQDLADSGMEITELSPEQVKAFQEKVAPVYDNWRDQIGGELIDQVRAASQ
- a CDS encoding L-fuconate dehydratase yields the protein MTTITHLEVRDTRFPTSRDLDGSDAMNAAPDYSATYVILSTDAGDGHEGHGLTFTIGRGNEVCVAAVNSLASRIVDRELETITADMGRFWRDLTSGDSQLRWLGPEKGVIHLACASIVNAVWDLWAKREGKPIWKLLADMTPEELVRCLDFRFVSDALTPGEALAILKRNESGKAQREAHMREAGYPGYTTSAGWLGYSEDKMRHLAREALAEGWEHFKQKVGGDLTEDRRRAQILREEIGWQRTLMMDANQMWDVDEAIANMRSLAEYAPLWIEEPTSPDDILGHAEIRARLAPSIGVATGEHCHNRVMFKQLLQAEAIDFCQLDAARLGGLNEVIVVLLLAAKYDVPVCPHGGGVGLCEYTQHISLFDYIAVSGSLEGRLLEYVDHLHEHFVDPVRIEKGRYLVPEAPGYSITMHAESLARFQFPDGEAWQE
- a CDS encoding FAD-binding oxidoreductase; translation: MNIGQKALRAFLTELLGESGVISETADTSRYTTDWSGERLGEPLLVSRPRSPEEVAAIVSFCHRHQVPMVAQGGHTGLVGGALPDAERPELVISLERLNRIRDIDPLNFTLSVDSGCVLQTIKDAAAESNCDFPLSLGAQGSCQIGGNIATNAGGLNVLRFGMMRQLVLGLEVVLPDGRIWNGMHALHKDNRGYDLKQLFIGAEGTLGIVTGAMLKLFPKPETTRTALVAVPDVPAALALYAQARRSCCDLLCAFELIPRACLELAFEAAPSLSDPLESAYPVYVLLEVAASGPVDLDAMIEHLFENGMQDGQVLDGVLAANDTQANRLWQIREYMVEGQQHRGEHLRTDISLPISSLSEFYDEASRAMIARSPNTEIIAYGHIGDGNLHFNLLPPPDLDLAAKQALLHELEGELFAIVERYQGSISAEHGIGRVKQTPFLAGLSDLELELISGLKTLFDPDDLMAAGRILPRRA
- a CDS encoding TRAP transporter large permease, whose amino-acid sequence is MILWSILIGLAICIVIGLPISFGLAAISLFIFVYADYSLSPIVAQAVNGLNSFPLLAIPLFILVGEVMSQGGIAKRLVRLASALVGFISGGLGQVAVLTSMFFGGISGSAVADASAVGSMMIEPMKQHRYSASMATAIVVAASVVGIIIPPSIPMILFGVVTNTSISALFMAGILPGILITLGLAITTFFQAKKTGKAQPFDIRELWLALKDALLALLLPVIIVGGILSGVFTPTESAAIALIYAIAVSMFVYRSLTLRLFFTLCIATGRLTGVVMLLLAFASVLAWLLTANMIPQQLVVSLSAITDNRLLLLLLLSFFLLVVGFFMDLTPAMVILAPLMTPVVVKLGIDPVYFGVLMSFILGLGLITPPVGTVLYVGCGVGRVGMEELVKSLLPFYLTLLLLLAAFLLFPGLILWHQ
- a CDS encoding TRAP transporter small permease is translated as MNVSTPSTSRRMLTLLKTSLEVAVGLLVVGVVFCVVANVFGRFVLNYSYAWAEELSRVLFIWLVLLGAGLGSIDREHVAVSFFKDKAPAPLKKLFSLLSIAIIYVVCVCILMGFWDQVSGFTSATPMLKIPGTVLYSAMPVMAVLTLIANSLALYHLLRGQPQ